One region of Phragmites australis chromosome 18, lpPhrAust1.1, whole genome shotgun sequence genomic DNA includes:
- the LOC133898787 gene encoding probable L-ascorbate peroxidase 4, peroxisomal, with product MAAPVVDAEYLRQVDKARRALRALISSKGCAPIMLRLAWHDAGTYDVNTKTGGANGSIRYEEEYTHGSNAGLKIAIDLLEPIKAKNPRITYADLYQLAGVVAVEVTGGPTVEFVPGRRDSSVCPREGRLPDAKKGAPHLRDIFYRMGLTDKDIIALSGGHTLGRAHPERSGFEGAWTKEPLKFDNSYFLELLKGESEGLLQLPTDKALLSDPEFRYYVELYAKDEDVFFKDYAESHKKLSELGFTPRSSGAASTKSDLPTAAVLAQSAFGVAVAAAVVIVGYLYEASKKSK from the exons ATGGCGGCTCCTGTGGTGGACGCGGAGTACCTGCGCCAGGTCGACAAGGCGCGCCGCGCCCTCCGCGCCCTCATCTCCTCCAAAGGATGCGCCCCCATCATGCTCCGCCTCGC ATGGCATGATGCTGGAACTTATGATGTGAACACAAAAACTGGTGGCGCAAATGGTTCGATTAGATACGAGGAAGAGTACACCCATGGTTCAAATGCTGGTTTAAAAATTGCTATCGATCTCCTCG AGCCTATCAAAGCTAAGAATCCAAGGATAACATACGCAGACCTTTATCAG CTTGCTGGAGTGGTTGCAGTTGAAGTGACCGGGGGCCCAACCGTTGAGTTTGTTCCTGGCAGACGT GATTCGTCAGTGTGCCCCCGCGAAGGGCGTCTACCGGATGCTAAGAAAG GTGCACCACATCTAAGGGACATCTTCTACCGGATGGGCCTAACAGACAAAGATATTATAGCTCTATCTGGGGGCCACACTCTG GGAAGGGCTCATCCTGAGAGGTCTGGATTCGAAGGTGCCTGGACAAAGGAGCCTCTTAAGTTTGATAACTCCTACTTTCT TGAGCTGTTGAAGGGGGAATCTGAGGGGCTTTTACAGCTCCCTACTGACAAGGCACTATTGTCAGATCCTGAATTTAGGTACTATGTGGAGCTTTATGCAAAG GATGAAGATGTCTTCTTCAAAGACTATGCTGAATCACACAAGAAACTCTCTGAGCTTGGCTTCACTCCCCGTAGCAGTGGTGCAGCATCCACTAAATCAGATCTTCCAACTGCTGCTGTACTTGCACAGAGTGCTTTTGGGGTAGCCGTTGCTGCAGCCGTAGTCATTGTGGGCTACTTGTACGAGGCTTCCAAGAAGAGCAAGTAA
- the LOC133899468 gene encoding myb-related protein Zm38-like — MGRSPCCEKAHTNKGAWTKEEDDRLVAYIRAHGEGCWRSLPKAAGLLRCGKSCRLRWINYLRPDLKRGNFTRDEDDLIIKLHSHLGNKWSLIAARLPGRTDNEIKNYWNTHIRRKLLGRGIDPVTHRPIGDPGHAPAGNATISFQPTQAPTIKPPRCPDLNLDLCISPPSPCQEEQELKPVKRELIQGGYGHDRGLCFGCSLGLQKGAAGCSCSNNHFLGLRAGMLDFSRSLEMK; from the exons ATGGGGAGGTCGCCGTGCTGCGAGAAGGCGCACACGAACAAGGGCGCGTGGACCAAGGAGGAGGACGACCGCCTGGTCGCCTACATCCGCGCGCACGGGGAGGGGTGCTGGCGCTCGCTGCCCAAGGCGGCCGGACTGCTGCGCTGCGGCAAGAGCTGCCGCCTGCGGTGGATCAACTACCTCCGCCCAGACCTCAAGCGCGGCAACTTCACCCGCGACGAGGACGacctcatcatcaagctccaCAGCCACCTCGGGAACAA GTGGTCGCTGATCGCCGCGAGGCTGCCGGGCCGGACGgacaacgagatcaagaacTACTGGAACACGCACATCCGGCGGAAGCTGCTGGGCCGGGGCATCGACCCCGTCACGCACCGCCCCATCGGCGACCCCGGCCACGCGCCCGCCGGCAACGCCACCATCTCCTTCCAGCCTACCCAGGCGCCGACGATCAAGCCGCCCAGGTGCCCCGATCTCAACCTGGACCTCTGCATCAGCCCGCCGTCGCCGTGCCAAGAAGAGCAGGAGCTCAAGCCCGTCAAGCGGGAGCTGATACAGGGCGGCTATGGCCACGACCGCGGCCTCTGCTTCGGCTGCAGCCTGGGCCTCCAGAAAGGAGCGGCAGGGTGCAGCTGCAGCAACAACCACTTCTTGGGGCTCAGGGCCGGCATGCTTGATTTCAGCAGAAGCCTCGAGATGAAGTGA